AACTCCAAGCTAAAATCCTTTGCGCCTCAACCCATTTTGTCTTCGATGCTGAAAATCCCACAAACATTTCAGTCGATACATAATTCGCAATCAAAGGATCTCTAAAACTCAAAGTGGGTATCGAAGGACGAGGAATTCCAATTGGAGCAATTGTGACATTAATTTCGAAATTTGCCCCATCGAATTCGATCCAAGCGCGAAGGTTTTGCCCATTTCTCATCTGAATCGGAATAAATTGCCCattagaatcaaaatacccAGCGCCGTGTATTTTACTCGACAACACACTGTTCAAATCGATTCCGATGTGACTATCATCTGGGTCGTTGAACTCTGTGTTTCGGCCGGTGTCGAATTCGACGGCGAGAAGTGGAGCAACCACGTGGGTTGTGGAATTAGTGAAGAGACCGAAGTATTGGCCGGCGATGACGCCGGGAGGGGAAGTAGAATTGGAAAGAACGAAGGCCAAACCGAAGCCTGGACTAGTAGCGACTTCCAGCAAGATCGAAAACACAAATGaagttgaaaaagaagaaattgttGAGGAATTCGAAGTGGGTTTCATAATTAGCTTCGTGTGGTAGAAAACTCGACCGATTGAATTTTGGTTTGAGTCGTTGTTGAGGCGGATTACAGGGGAATCGAATCTGGCGTCGCTAATGAGAATGAAATCAGTGCCATTTGATTCGTTTGAGAAAGAATTGAAGAGGAAATCGACTgcataagaagaaaaaaagaagaggaagaagatacAAAGCTGAAGTAACTGTAACAGAGGTCGGCGTTGATGCCGTGGTTCCATATCAGCAACCATCGCCGGCGATGTGAAATCTCAGCAGAATAGGGGGTTGATGGGGGGATTAGTAAAGATAATGGAAGATTAGGAGGTGGAGAAAAGGTTGATCATAATGTGAAGTGATCTTTTTAGAAGACGCGGTTTGTTGATTTTCTCGGCGTTGAATTGTATCGCCGCCGCAAGAAGCTTTTATTATCTTGTTCTGTTTTCTAAGTCTTAATAAGTTCGATATGGCAAAACAgataaactttttattttattatgtcaaaatcaatttaattagtCTTTGCTTAGAggtttttttcttataaatagtttgtatttttttattacttttgaaaaacatatttaataatagagtttttttcttttctcgaaaAATAGAAGAATGGAAAAGACTATTTAATAAAGggtttttcaaaataaaataaaaattcgaaaaaatatttatattctatataacaaaactattaaaaaattctaattgtgtaacaattaaataataaaattaaaaaaataaatcaatagCTAAATTTatacaatcaaatctaaacgattttagaattttaaaacggttagtgtaaatattttaaatattttagaaaaggCACCTTATTTTATATTATAGTATATAATATTAGAATTGTAAAAAAggttaaatttaacaaaatatttacaaagtatAGAAAAATTTCAGATTAATATTACAAATTTCAGTAATATGCTTCTATCGTTAATTTTAATGgacaataataaaaatttatcaatTTCTATCTTTAATAGACtaaaaaaaatactatatattttttaaatattttagtttattttactatatttaaaaatactctaatataatatatgatacaacatatattttaatttaaaaaaaaaaagaaatgaatttataaaaagaaatattatatttgttatttttcttttatttattttcattataattatgcatttaaaatttttaaattcattaAACTTTTGGATACTTAGTAAAAGCATAAACTCATCCTATCACAAATACAATTATCAAAAACAAAAGTCTAGAATGTctataaaagagaaaaaaactaATAAGAAAGCAATAATTACAATGATTGGAatattaatttagaaaaaaaaaatgaaatgatttGAGAATAATTAAGAaactttttatattatattttaaagagATTCacatattttctatatatataaagaaataaatactatttcaattattgGAATTTGCATGATGGGATTTACTCTCTCCTCTCATCCTCCATACATTAAATTGACAATGGTGTGTGAAGATAGAAAAGAGATTGATTAGATTTCAAGTTGGTGTCTATTATTCAAAGTTTGTTTGTCCTCTATGCTTTTATGTTTTATAAAAGTTCTCATATGGAAACCAAGGGGAAGAGAAATAAATTTAATGACAATCAATAAATACAacttaattaaataagtttGACTTTTAACGTAAAATCGTATACGTTTTGTTTATCTTTTTTACTCTAATCGAAGGTAAGAAAATTGGAACTATAGATCTCGTTAACTACTAACACACTTGTATGTCAATTGAATCATGTTCATCTtgatttaaaagttaaaagtaaccaaaataacataaaaaaaaatggttacaAATTTGATCTATATAGCTTAGAGAAATTTAGAATTTATTCTCTATAATTTTAAAACTTGGAATTCATTCCTATAGTCTAGGGATGAGTATGATAGACCAAAAAGAGTTGACTAACAAAAAACAACTAAATCGAAGGTGGTAGGTGGAGATAGAGAGCTTGAGAAAAATCCAAACcgaaaacattttttaaaaatttcaaaggCTTTAAATAGACATGAATCTACTACTTTTTCGTGGTCTGGTTggtttgaacatttactaaatAGTAGTCGGTTTGGTTGAAAAACTAACTTCAACTAATCGTTGCTCACTCTAGTTTGATAAATAACTCATAAATAGTTGGTTTAATGTAATAACattctcataaataaataatcactGCGGAAGATTTTTACCCAAATATAaatacaaatttaattataaactaTAGAGAAATACATTATTAACTTTCTCTAAACCATAAAACAAAACTTAGTATTGAactaaaattttagatttgtgTTCCTCTAACAAGGAACTGCTGTGGCCACAAGTGGAATCTTTCTATGAATGGTTAACCCAGAGGCTCCACTCATGTCCAAATCCTCACCGTTAGGCAAAATCCACTCGAACTTATGCACTAAATTTGCTAAAGCTATCTCCATAACCATAGTTGCAAACGCAATTCCAGGACATCCTCTTCTTCCTGCACCAAATGGGATCAACTCAAAATCTTGACCCTTGAAATCTATTGAACTGTTCAAGAATCTTTCTGGTTGAAATTTCTCTGCTTCTTCCCATACTTTTGGGTCTCTCCCGATTGTCCATGCATTGATCATAACTCGAGTTCCAGGTTTAATATCGTACCCTCTTAGTTTTACAGGTTTGATTGATTCTCTTGGGACGAGAAGAGGGATGGGTGTGTGTAGTCGTAATGTTTCTTTGATTATTGCCTTAAGATATACCATTTTGTCTATATCATCCTCATTTATATAGCTTCCTTTGTGTTCACCTTTTATTTCTCCGATTTCATTCTTCAGTTTCTTCATTACTTCTGGGTGTTTCAATAATTCTGACATTGCCCATTCCAATACCGTGTAAGCTGTGTCTGTCCCTGCTGCAAACATGTCCTGTAACCATAATCTCAAGGTTATCAAATAAAGAAGTTTGTCTATTTGAGCTTAATGAGTTACTCTAAACTACCAAAAGTGACAAAGCGAAAAGTAGGATTCATATAAAGAAGTCAAACAAAAAACCTGGAAAACATACCAATCCTCGAGTTTGGTTTCACTGTTTAGtataaaaattgaaagtttttgtTCGTATTGGGATAACTTTTAATTGGAAAAACCAATCAAAGCTAAACCGAATTgatggtatatatatatacatacacaacGTTTTCGGTTTTCAAAATGGTTACTAAATGTGTCATGACAAAAGTTAAATGGGTACAAAGGAAAGAGACATTTTCTTACCAAGATTAGAGCTTTGATGTTCTTCATCTCAAGGGGGAAACCAATGGAGTTTTCTCTTTGTATCCAAAGCAAAACATCAACCAAATCCTTTTGCTCATCAAAATTCTTCATGTCAGCTCTGTTTTCTGGATTCATATGATCTTCAATCACTCTGTCAAAGAACTTATCCAACTCTTTCGCTACTCCGTTTGCTTTACCATCCAACCCAGAAATCCAATCGATCCAACCCAACCAAGGAATGAAATCTCGTACACTAAAACTTCCCAATAATTTCGAAAATTCCTTTAACAAACCCATGAACTTCACTCCATCTTCTCCCACTCTGTATTTTCTCCCTAAAGCCACTCTGCAGACCACATCGTTCGTCAATCCAGAGAAAATCTCAGTCAAATTCACCCCAACTGGGTTCTGCTCAATCTTCTCAATCATCAATTTAACCTCTTCTTCTCTTACATGACGAAAGGATTGAACCCTTTTGTTGCTCAACAGATGAAGAACGCAAATGCTTTTCATCTGTCGCCAGTACTCACCATAAGGGGAAGCGGCGACGTCTCTGGAGCTGTAGAGCAGTTTGTCGCTGATGCTTGATTTGGGTCTGTTTGCAAAGACGAGATCGTGGGTTTTCATGATATCGCGAGCAAGATCGGAGGCAGAAACGACGAGTGTGGGAACAGAGCCGAGGCGGAGGAGAAACAGAGGACCATGAAGACGAGCGTAGTTTTGGAGAGTGAGATGGGGAAGGGAGCCGAGATTgagaagatggccgaagatcgGAAGCTTTGGTGGAGATGGAGGTGAAGATTGTGGAGAGGAGCGAAGGCATTTTTGGAGAAGGAAGATGAGGAGGAGAATGAAAGTAGTGAAGGAAATTGAATAAAGTGACAGTTGAAGatgagaaggaagaagaagaggaagcaAAGTGTTCATATCTCCTTTGGTTTTTTTCTTGATCAATGTTATTTGGCATTTTGGTTATGCAAAGACTTGCATGTATTTATAGCATTGTAATAGTTTTTCCCATCACAAATTTTTACTACAACCTTATATCTTTTGGTGATCAAATCTCAACCTCTAATTATGTTGTAGGGGTATTATTTTGATATGTGTGGACGTTTTTTTTAGGGAAATTACATTgacaagaaaattgaaaaagaaaaatctataacgtcttttttttttttttgcatactGTAGATATGACTAGTAAAATTAGATATATAAGACGACTATCAAAATGACTATAAGAGGACTATTCACTCTTAAAattgctatttttgcaatttaaTAAATGCAGTGAAATGAATTCTATTAtcgtaatttttctttttgctatttttgtaaacGTCACTTTTTTAATTGATAGTACAAATATGGGGTGAGTATTTACGTGGGTTTAATAATTTGAGTTTGAAAAATTTTATTTGACTTTAAAAATGGATACAATTATTAGGTTTTTCTCCTAATAActatttcaaaaagaaaaagaattgaagctatttataaaatataacgaAAGACTTAAATAAGTTAGAGAGATTTTATGGATTTTGCTTAATAATTTCTAATATTTTcctatttttaaaatgttttcttttttaaattaagtaTTGTTTATCTCAATTTCTTAACAAgtttgtatttttaattaagTATTTGAATTCTTGAACAAATTGAAAAgatgaatttaatttttaaactattttttagttttcaaattttaatttaattttttaaaatattggtaTATCGTCGATAACAAAACATTTAGAGATAGAGTTAATGTATAtgctaaattttgaaaaacaaaaacaacgtaattatttgattttaggaaAAAACTTTCTAACTTTCTTAAGATCGACGTTGGTAAAAAGTCTATAATAATGTACAAATTTTAGAGGTAGAAAAAGTATTTATaggttttattaaaaaaaaaaagaatcaaattgTTATCGAACAAGATTTCAATCACCCGTAAACATAAACATTCATCGAGAATATTCGATACTTCAACTATAAAGAAATCTAAGTCATATAAAGATGGATGTCAATATTAATATTTCTCTTTCCAAGTTGAACTATGGGATTTGAATGGTAGATTAATaacattattatatatttatagcTTAGTCTTTCTAATGATATTGTCAATTTGAatcttaatatatattataaatatagatTTGGTATATCAAGTTTATACTAATTTTTAATTCAATGAGACTTTTAAGTAAAGGAGCTGTATTTATATAggaaaattacaaaatattataaacatctaaatgatttttttgtaACGATAAGATGACAAATAAAGGACAACTAATATTAAATACTCTTCCTTACccatcaaaataaaaataataaaaaaaatattactagaaaaCTCTTTTCCccgaaaaaaaataaattgtttgaGATATggatgaaaataaaaatatatcgTAGTTTTAATTCTATGAAAATATCGATTTTCATGAATTTATAAAATGTGAATAAAGAAatgtaaaaatttaatttaatttggtgAATGAAcggtttattatttttcaaataagtatacattatttatattatttacatTAAAGCATTTTACCTTGATTCACTTCTAGATATCGAATTTATAGAAACATAAGAATatcaaatattataatattataaaaaaaatttaatgtaatttttttgatatttaaataaaaataaaaaccatcTCTTTATTTTAAGTAGTTAAATGATTGTCGTTTACTAAATTAACTCTAGCCTATTTTAAGACGGTCTGGTCAAAAAATCGATTACGACCGACCAATATTCATCTAACGgtcttattatttttaaaagatatagaAATGTATCTCGTTAATAAAGCCACGACGGtctttttctaataaaaattcaactaaaccatataacaaaattattgtACCATGAAAAACACTTTCATACATAATGCAAAACAACAATAGCAAAAAACCAAAGAGGAAGGGGACAATTTGGGGAAAAGTAATCTCAAATTTCCCTTTTTGACTTTGTTCTAAATTAGTTTATTGAAATAAAATCTACTAATTTCCCATTTCCAAATTAAAATGCTTAATCTTTGTCTCATTAGCATTGCTAGAACAAATTGTCttctcaaaataaaaataaaaatacaaattatCAACTATTTATACTTAATTATCTAACATTTCTCCAACATAAAAagagttatatatatatcctattTTGTTCTCtaatttttcctctttttttggtaattaattataatattgtCCTAACATATTATATTAGATAGCTTCGACAAACCGTtgcttaaaaaaagaaaagagaaatccAACCTAACTCAATCCGAAAATATACAAAgtacaaaataattataataaggTAGATGGTATATGCATCAATGAAATAATATTGTCAACTTTCCTCGATGATGatggtaataataataataattttatatttattaggCGTAATATTTTCCTCAATTTTAGTGTTTGTATATACTTTCATATGtttaatttaagttttaaaatttagtccctcaattacttgaaattaattaaagaatgtGAAAATGTTAATGGGtgaaataaataatttagagaaaaaccaaaataaattagaGGTAGGGAGTAATTTTagaagttcaaaaaaaaaaaaaaatataaattagatGTTTGAAAGTACAGATTTGTTTAAATATGAACCAACTTCGAATAgtctttccattttttcttataaaaagtCTTTCTGATGTGGATACTAGTTAGAGTATCCTATCAACTCATCGATCCAAAGAACATACTTTCAATCGTAAGTCGTCCATTCTACTTCGATCTAAAATGATGCTAGGTTTGCTTCACCTTCACCCTTCACAAAGACAAGTGCAGGTGTGCTTCGCTCTATCACATGATTTTGATTATGTCTTCAAGAACTTCACAGCGgttttaaaaaaacaagaaagaaaagagtgaGAGTGTTTTTATGTCAGAAACATATGCCCAAGCTTATGAaacttgttgatcttgtagcgaTTGAATAACAAATGGAAAGTATCTCATacaatttctctatttttcacTTTTATCGAAGAACTTTGTCTCACTAACTCGTAATCTAAAATACAAACTCTTCGACTCTAATATATTAACTCCAAACTTCATTTTTCACATCTATGGAACAGATAAAggtctaattttttaaaaatatgatgGGAATTAAAGTATAGTAAAGAGATTAGCTTCATCAATGGGCTTGGATTGGAGTCCAAAGGGTTAGCCCAAACCCAAAACATAGTAAATCCAAGCCCTGGAACAATGAATAGCACGGAAAGTTTGTGCTGCCGGAGGAGCGTATTGGAAATGAAGGGTTTAGGATAGTTATGGAGCAGAAAACGACACCGCATCATTAAGGACGGATTTGGGATTTTAAGAATATATTAGGGACAGAATAGGAATTTGAAAAGTAGCCCTAGCCACTCAATTTGGTAACAGTAGCACAAAAATTGGAGGATACCTAAGGTAAGCGACATGGGGTAATACACAGAATTGTGGCTATGGCAGAATTGGATAGAACTCCCATTTGAGGCTCTCTTTTCTCTTACCATTTCTACAAGATAACACTACTCTTCTTCACTCTCCAAAaccccatcttcttcttcttctcttagGTTCCTCTCTCCCTTCCTCCAATGGCGGCCATTTCCTTAGCTTCCGTTTCCACTTCTTCCAAGCTTGTTTTCCCTcacccttcttcttctccttctccttctccttcttcttcttcttccccttcttcttcccttttctccaaACCCTCTTCCAacctttcttcctctttcttgaACTCTTCTTCAATTCGTCCTTTCTCCTTCTCTTCCCCTTCTGTAAA
The sequence above is drawn from the Cucumis melo cultivar AY chromosome 2, USDA_Cmelo_AY_1.0, whole genome shotgun sequence genome and encodes:
- the LOC103502374 gene encoding cytochrome P450 736A117-like, with the translated sequence MNTLLPLLLPSHLQLSLYSISFTTFILLLIFLLQKCLRSSPQSSPPSPPKLPIFGHLLNLGSLPHLTLQNYARLHGPLFLLRLGSVPTLVVSASDLARDIMKTHDLVFANRPKSSISDKLLYSSRDVAASPYGEYWRQMKSICVLHLLSNKRVQSFRHVREEEVKLMIEKIEQNPVGVNLTEIFSGLTNDVVCRVALGRKYRVGEDGVKFMGLLKEFSKLLGSFSVRDFIPWLGWIDWISGLDGKANGVAKELDKFFDRVIEDHMNPENRADMKNFDEQKDLVDVLLWIQRENSIGFPLEMKNIKALILDMFAAGTDTAYTVLEWAMSELLKHPEVMKKLKNEIGEIKGEHKGSYINEDDIDKMVYLKAIIKETLRLHTPIPLLVPRESIKPVKLRGYDIKPGTRVMINAWTIGRDPKVWEEAEKFQPERFLNSSIDFKGQDFELIPFGAGRRGCPGIAFATMVMEIALANLVHKFEWILPNGEDLDMSGASGLTIHRKIPLVATAVPC